Proteins found in one Flavobacteriales bacterium genomic segment:
- a CDS encoding alpha/beta hydrolase has product MKKQAVIRGAVGAILLYFIVYLSIGYYFSEVTLRPDNWRGTSQFEGDVTKGWIDPVTYEGIAHRSDTFRIRGAFDYELEGTWIPADSAVGSIVLCHGYRMDRWSMVKYVPLWNELGYNVLIYDHRYHGMSGGSFLTYGLLEREDLDHMVAWVRQQAPNLPIGVHGESMGAGTVMLYAGWNDRRQHIDFAVEDGGYSDCREELAYKLKDGCGIPDMGFTRWANRVSGWRFGFDFNDVVPKEELAGCKVPMLFIHGDTDTFVPTVMVHDVYKAHPGPKKLWLAPGSEHARSVLDHPNEYKNVVATFLSEL; this is encoded by the coding sequence ATGAAAAAACAAGCCGTGATCCGCGGTGCCGTAGGCGCCATCCTACTCTATTTTATAGTCTATCTGTCCATTGGTTATTATTTTTCAGAGGTGACCCTGCGGCCCGATAATTGGCGCGGAACCAGCCAATTCGAGGGCGACGTTACGAAAGGCTGGATCGATCCTGTGACCTATGAGGGCATAGCACATCGGTCCGACACCTTCCGTATTCGTGGAGCTTTTGACTACGAACTCGAAGGCACCTGGATTCCGGCCGACTCAGCAGTAGGTTCGATCGTTCTGTGTCACGGCTACCGGATGGACCGATGGTCCATGGTCAAGTACGTTCCGCTCTGGAATGAACTGGGATATAATGTGCTCATTTACGATCACCGTTATCACGGCATGAGCGGCGGAAGTTTCCTCACCTACGGCCTGCTCGAACGTGAAGACCTCGACCACATGGTTGCATGGGTTCGCCAGCAAGCGCCAAATTTGCCGATAGGAGTGCACGGCGAATCCATGGGTGCCGGAACGGTCATGCTATACGCCGGTTGGAACGATAGACGACAACACATCGACTTCGCGGTCGAAGACGGTGGATATTCCGATTGTCGCGAAGAACTAGCCTACAAACTCAAAGATGGCTGCGGTATTCCGGACATGGGCTTCACCAGATGGGCGAATCGGGTTAGCGGATGGCGATTCGGTTTCGACTTCAACGATGTCGTTCCTAAGGAAGAGCTGGCCGGTTGCAAGGTTCCAATGCTCTTCATTCACGGAGATACCGATACCTTTGTCCCAACGGTCATGGTTCACGATGTGTACAAGGCACATCCCGGACCTAAAAAACTCTGGCTCGCTCCGGGCTCCGAACATGCCCGCTCAGTACTCGATCATCCGAATGAGTATAAAAACGTTGTAGCCACCTTTTTGTCTGAACTATGA
- a CDS encoding aldo/keto reductase has protein sequence MIETPFILGTMRWGSWGAGWTIEEQAEKIAEAYELGLDHFDLADIYGDGKCEGEFGRSLEQCGVDRKKLTLITKCGIVRGQVKHYNTTFDYIRTSAKKGLEALKTDYLDMLLIHRPDPLMVAEEIAHAFQSLREEGLLRAAGTSNFLPHQWDLLNKHFPLETNQIEWSLNHLDPIWNGQLDQMSHNKKQAQIWGPLGGGKTGEIADAAETLAWIKRHPSNPVPVVGSTKPERWRLLMAGLEKQMDRLRWFELLQQARGRKIE, from the coding sequence ATGATCGAAACACCTTTTATTCTCGGTACCATGCGCTGGGGCTCGTGGGGAGCTGGCTGGACCATAGAAGAACAAGCTGAAAAAATAGCTGAGGCCTATGAATTGGGGCTCGATCATTTTGACCTCGCCGACATCTACGGCGACGGTAAATGTGAAGGAGAATTTGGTCGCTCACTCGAGCAATGTGGGGTCGACCGCAAAAAGTTGACCCTAATTACCAAGTGCGGAATTGTTCGAGGACAAGTAAAACATTACAATACGACATTCGATTACATTCGAACCTCGGCTAAAAAAGGCCTTGAAGCTCTGAAAACGGACTACCTCGACATGCTGCTGATCCATAGGCCGGACCCCCTGATGGTCGCAGAGGAGATCGCCCACGCTTTTCAAAGCCTGAGGGAGGAAGGTCTGCTTCGCGCCGCAGGCACATCGAATTTTTTACCGCATCAATGGGACCTTTTGAACAAACATTTTCCGTTGGAGACCAATCAGATCGAATGGAGTTTGAACCATTTGGATCCGATTTGGAATGGGCAGCTCGATCAAATGTCGCACAATAAAAAGCAGGCTCAGATCTGGGGGCCATTAGGAGGCGGAAAGACAGGGGAAATCGCCGACGCGGCGGAAACCTTAGCGTGGATAAAGCGCCATCCCTCGAATCCGGTTCCGGTGGTTGGATCCACCAAACCCGAGCGTTGGAGGCTTTTAATGGCAGGCTTGGAGAAGCAAATGGATCGCCTTCGTTGGTTCGAGTTATTGCAGCAGGCGCGGGGAAGAAAGATCGAATAA
- a CDS encoding menaquinone biosynthesis protein: MELVRVSAVSYLNTLPFQYGFKYGPQIAMDLSLDNPAECAQKLIDGVASVGLIPVATLPLLPEHSIITDYCIAADGAVRTVMLYSDVPIEEIETIWLDYQSRTSVNLCRILCAEHWKVQPRSRAASAGFESRFSGREAAVIIGDRTFHLEREYAYVYDLAETWKDFTGLPFVFAAWVAHASVPQEFTKAFNEVLKFGMDRKEEAIAKYLEENDDPGDLRGYLTENIDHEWNTGMAEALQLFLQKLSNLPPLPTS, translated from the coding sequence ATGGAATTAGTACGAGTCAGCGCGGTTTCTTACCTCAATACACTGCCCTTTCAATACGGCTTTAAATATGGCCCTCAGATCGCCATGGACCTCAGTTTGGATAATCCGGCCGAATGCGCTCAAAAACTGATCGATGGAGTGGCTTCGGTCGGACTCATTCCCGTAGCGACACTTCCTCTTTTACCTGAGCACAGCATCATTACGGATTACTGTATCGCAGCTGACGGAGCGGTACGGACCGTTATGTTGTACAGCGATGTGCCGATCGAAGAGATCGAGACCATTTGGCTCGACTACCAAAGTCGCACGAGTGTAAATCTTTGTCGCATACTCTGTGCCGAGCATTGGAAGGTGCAGCCTCGTTCCCGAGCGGCATCTGCCGGGTTTGAAAGTCGATTTTCGGGTCGAGAGGCCGCCGTGATCATTGGCGACCGCACTTTTCACCTGGAGCGCGAATACGCCTATGTTTACGATTTAGCCGAAACGTGGAAGGATTTTACCGGCTTACCATTTGTTTTCGCAGCTTGGGTGGCGCATGCTTCGGTACCACAGGAGTTCACGAAGGCCTTCAATGAGGTTTTGAAATTCGGGATGGACCGCAAAGAGGAGGCGATTGCCAAATACTTGGAAGAGAACGATGACCCGGGCGATCTACGCGGTTATTTGACAGAAAACATCGATCATGAGTGGAATACCGGTATGGCCGAAGCACTACAACTGTTCCTACAGAAGCTCTCGAATTTACCGCCGCTTCCTACTTCCTGA
- the purB gene encoding adenylosuccinate lyase, translating into MNLNVLSAISPIDGRYRGKVEDLAPYFSEYGLIRYRVRIEIEYFIALCAAGVPELSEVPQEVVGALRALYEDFTEEEAQEIKDTERTTNHDVKAVEYYIKKRFPELGLEPYIEFVHFGLTSQDINNTAIPLSLKEGFHAAYLPVLEELIEVLRSLADEWDDIPMLARTHGQPASPTRLGKEIRVFEQRLRLQLAELERIPFAAKFGGATGNFNAHQVTYPNLDWKGFGTHFVEGVLGLKHSWPTTQIEHYDYFAAFCDGLKRVHNIVLNLDRDIWTYISMDYFKQKIKAGEVGSSAMPHKVNPIDFENSEGNVGIANALLEHLAAKLPVSRLQRDLTDSTVLRNVGIPLAHGVLALKSTLKGLSKLLLNRDKIEADLDDNWAVVAEAIQNILRREGYLKPYEALKALTRTNTRIDETSIKAFIDGLNVSEEVKSEMIKITPHNYTGI; encoded by the coding sequence ATGAATCTCAACGTTTTATCGGCCATTTCGCCTATCGATGGGCGCTACCGAGGCAAAGTCGAAGATTTAGCACCATACTTTTCTGAATACGGATTGATCCGCTATCGCGTTCGCATCGAGATCGAGTATTTCATCGCGTTATGTGCAGCCGGAGTACCTGAACTCAGCGAAGTTCCTCAGGAGGTCGTTGGCGCGTTAAGAGCTCTATACGAAGACTTTACGGAAGAAGAAGCTCAAGAGATAAAGGATACGGAGCGCACGACTAATCACGATGTAAAAGCGGTAGAGTACTACATCAAGAAACGCTTTCCTGAACTCGGCCTCGAACCATATATCGAGTTCGTACACTTTGGCCTGACATCACAAGACATCAACAATACGGCTATTCCTTTAAGCCTAAAAGAAGGGTTTCACGCTGCCTACCTTCCTGTTTTGGAAGAATTGATCGAAGTATTGCGTTCATTGGCCGATGAGTGGGACGATATTCCAATGCTCGCGAGAACTCACGGGCAGCCCGCGTCCCCTACTCGATTAGGCAAGGAGATCCGGGTGTTCGAGCAGCGCTTGCGTTTGCAACTAGCCGAATTGGAGCGTATACCATTTGCGGCGAAGTTCGGAGGGGCCACGGGTAACTTCAATGCCCATCAGGTCACGTACCCCAACCTCGACTGGAAAGGATTCGGAACTCATTTCGTCGAAGGAGTACTTGGTCTCAAACACAGTTGGCCAACCACACAAATTGAGCATTACGATTATTTCGCAGCTTTTTGCGACGGGCTTAAACGCGTTCACAACATAGTCTTGAATCTCGATAGGGACATCTGGACCTACATCTCCATGGACTACTTTAAGCAGAAGATCAAGGCCGGCGAGGTCGGTAGCTCTGCTATGCCCCACAAGGTAAACCCGATCGATTTCGAGAACTCCGAAGGTAATGTCGGCATCGCGAATGCCCTATTGGAGCATTTGGCCGCCAAATTGCCCGTATCGCGTTTGCAGCGTGACCTAACGGATTCTACCGTGTTAAGAAACGTTGGAATACCCTTGGCTCATGGGGTATTGGCCCTTAAAAGCACACTCAAGGGATTGAGTAAATTGCTCTTAAATCGCGATAAGATCGAAGCTGATCTGGACGACAATTGGGCGGTGGTCGCCGAAGCGATACAAAACATATTGCGCCGCGAAGGTTATCTAAAGCCTTACGAGGCCTTAAAAGCTTTGACTCGTACGAATACGCGTATCGACGAAACATCCATAAAGGCCTTCATTGACGGACTCAATGTCTCAGAAGAGGTCAAATCGGAGATGATAAAAATCACTCCACACAACTACACGGGAATTTAA
- a CDS encoding cupin-like domain-containing protein, giving the protein MPIDFSQPIDRYEVGEITAEQFRKKYLLPNKPVVIRGLLKNEPAYTKWTMDFFRKELGDLKVGIFDDFPEKVDRSYKAPDEYMRFGDYLDLIEREPTNKRIFLFNIFKHMPELRNDFKFPDINRGWVKQLPFTFFGGAHSIVRIHQDMDMSNVFLTQFHGKKRVALFSPDQSDLLYRFPFGVHSQVDVDNPNYDKFPGLNYVKGQSTIMEMGDTLFIPSAWWHHIEYMEGGFAMSLRSLSPRWSTRLLGLWKVGIATHIDDLFRKLFGKKWFNWKNKTAFKRANKAMAEIQKV; this is encoded by the coding sequence ATGCCGATCGATTTTAGTCAACCCATTGATCGTTACGAAGTGGGAGAGATCACTGCAGAGCAATTCAGAAAAAAGTATTTATTGCCTAACAAGCCCGTGGTCATTCGCGGCTTGTTGAAGAACGAGCCCGCCTACACGAAATGGACCATGGATTTCTTCCGAAAAGAACTGGGAGATCTCAAGGTGGGTATCTTCGACGATTTTCCGGAAAAAGTAGACCGTTCGTACAAGGCACCGGACGAATACATGAGGTTTGGCGACTATCTCGACCTCATCGAACGAGAGCCGACGAACAAGAGGATTTTCCTGTTCAATATCTTCAAGCACATGCCGGAGTTGCGAAACGATTTCAAATTTCCGGACATCAATCGAGGGTGGGTTAAGCAGCTTCCATTCACCTTTTTCGGAGGTGCGCATAGCATCGTTCGCATTCACCAGGATATGGACATGTCTAACGTATTTCTCACTCAGTTCCACGGTAAAAAACGCGTGGCCCTTTTTTCGCCGGATCAAAGTGACCTGCTTTACAGGTTCCCCTTTGGCGTTCACAGCCAGGTAGATGTAGACAATCCGAACTACGACAAATTCCCCGGCCTGAACTACGTAAAAGGGCAAAGCACCATCATGGAAATGGGTGACACCTTGTTCATTCCCAGCGCCTGGTGGCACCACATCGAGTACATGGAAGGAGGTTTCGCAATGAGCTTACGCTCACTCAGCCCTCGCTGGAGCACGCGTCTCTTAGGCCTTTGGAAAGTGGGTATCGCGACCCACATCGATGACCTTTTTCGCAAACTTTTCGGAAAAAAATGGTTCAACTGGAAAAACAAAACGGCCTTCAAACGCGCTAATAAGGCCATGGCAGAAATTCAGAAAGTATAA